The Alicyclobacillus acidoterrestris genome contains the following window.
TTTTTGTTGTATTTGTGGGGAGTTATCGAATAAAATGGGGATAAGGATTTAATCCTAACAAGAAGGAGCCAGAGCGGCAACTCTGACTCCTTACGGTACATCGCCTTGAGTGACGGTCTCCCGCACTCGGACGACTCAAGTGAATCGCCACAATCGTGGCAACTCGAAAAGAGTCACCCCTTGGCTGCGAACCTATCGGGGTGACTCTTACTTATGTGAACGAAGAGCTATGACGATAGTTACTATGAGCGTAAGCAGCGCAATGAGAAACATGCCTGCTTGTAGTGCGACTCCTAGTGCCTGATATGTCACATCCATCGTCCGACCTCCCCTCTGTCCGAGAGGACTTGTAGGAGAGGCGTCACCCGTGGTTCAACTAGTACCGTACATCTATTTTACTAGACAGGTTGATGGTTGACCAAGATTTTTTCTACTGCGCTACTACATTGAACGTTTGCCGATATTGCTTAAACGAAAACGAATCATCGGAGAAACGCTAAACAACGCATGGGCTATTTGGTCATCGAAGAAGATGGCGAAATCAACGTTTCCCCGCTTAT
Protein-coding sequences here:
- a CDS encoding putative holin-like toxin: MDVTYQALGVALQAGMFLIALLTLIVTIVIALRSHK